Within Pirellulales bacterium, the genomic segment GCTTCGAGATCGGTCCGCACGACGTGGCCGTTCGCGGCAATTATTGCACGCTCGATACGGCCGGAAAAATCAGCGATCGCCGGGCCGGCCGCATTGCCAGCGAAGAAAGCGCGCCGTTGGCCGATAAGCTGAACGCCGTCAAAATTCCCGGCGTGGAAGTGTTTGTGCGCCCGGTGAAAGAGCATCGCTTTGTGGTTGTTTTTCGCGGACCAGGCCTGGGCGGTGATGTGTCCGATACCGATCCGCAAGCCACCGGCGTCGCACCGCTAGATCCCGTCGCCAAGAGCGGCAGCGAAAAAACCGCGCAGGCCGCGAAGGAGTTTATCGCCCAGGCTCGCAAAATTCTGGCCGATCAAAAAAAGGCCAACGGCCTCACGCTCCGCGGCTTCGCCGAAAAGCCGAAGCTGCCCACGTATGAAGAAGTGTACGGCCTGCGGGCCGCCGCCATCGCCGTGTATCCCATGTACAAAGGCTTGGCCCGGCTGGTGGGCATGGACATTGTTGGCCAGGCCCAAACGCTGGCCGAGCAAATTGAAGTCCTGAAGCGGCATTGGACCGAGTATGATTTCTTCTTCATCCACTTCAAATACACTGACAGCACCGGCGAAGACGGCAACTTCGCTGCCAAAGTGAAGAGGATTGAAGAGCTTGACGCCGCCCTGCCCTGCATCACCGCGCTCAATCCCACGGTGCTCATCGTGACCGGCGATCACAGCACGCCCGCCAAATTGAAAAGCCACAGTTGGCATCCGGTCCCCACCGTGTTGGTTTCCGAGGTGTGCCGCACCGATGGCTGCCAAAAATTCGGCGAAGCCGAATGTCTCCGTGGCGGCCTGGGCTTGTTCGAAGCCAAATACCTCATGCCGCTGGCTTTGTCCAACGCCGGCCGCATGGGAAAATACGGGGCGTGATGTCGCACACGGTCGTGGCCTAATTTGGAGAATGTAGCGGCGTCTGTCGCCAGACGCTCTTCTTTCTCTCGAACAAAACGGCTGAGGACAGCCGTCGCTACATCGATTTTGATTCAAATTAGGACACGACCTCGCACAATCTGGCCATGCGATGACAGCCGCCACGTCGTATAATTGAGCAGGTCGTCACCTTCCAAATCGGAATATTTTGATGAGCACGGCGGACCGCTACACCCCGGAACAAATTGCCGCCACGCGCCAGTGGGTCGAAAATTGGAAGCGTGTGGGACCTCTTCTTGAAAAAATTCGCCACGAAGAATTGCGGGCCTTGACCGATGACGACGTGGTCCGCGCGTTCGAATCTCTTTCGGGACTGCTTGCAGATTTGCCTCCCCGCCCGCCGCGAGCCAGCAGCGGGTTTATCGAGCAACAGCGATTGTTTCAAAAGCTCCGCTCCCAATGACCCCGCTCCAGGAAGCCGCCAAGGAAATTTGTGATTTTCTGACCCGCCAAGGATGGAGGTTCTGCGTCGTCGTCGGTATCGCTGCCACACGCTGGGGCGAACCCCGGACGACTGAAGATGTCGATTTGTGCTTGCTGACGGGATTGGCTGAAGAACGTCGGTTTATTAACACCTTGCTTACCACGTTTGCTGTCCGGAGACCAGATGCCGCTGATTTTGCTGAATCGGCTCGGGTCCTGCTCATCTCTGCTTCCAACGGCGTGGGGATCGATATCGCACTAGGCTGGACTCCCTTCGAAGAGCAAATGGTCGCCAGGGCAAGTAACTTTCAACTCGGTCCAAATTTGACGCTTCCGATTGCCTCACCCGAAGATGTCGTGGTGACCAAAGCGCTGGCCGGTCGTCCG encodes:
- a CDS encoding 2,3-bisphosphoglycerate-independent phosphoglycerate mutase, which gives rise to MSNSEFDMHELTRSLHQKNDSKIVLLVSDGLGGLPMEPGGPTELEAANTPNLNALVQRGVCGGSIPVKPGIAPGSGPGHLALFGYDPLKFVIGRGALEATGIGFEIGPHDVAVRGNYCTLDTAGKISDRRAGRIASEESAPLADKLNAVKIPGVEVFVRPVKEHRFVVVFRGPGLGGDVSDTDPQATGVAPLDPVAKSGSEKTAQAAKEFIAQARKILADQKKANGLTLRGFAEKPKLPTYEEVYGLRAAAIAVYPMYKGLARLVGMDIVGQAQTLAEQIEVLKRHWTEYDFFFIHFKYTDSTGEDGNFAAKVKRIEELDAALPCITALNPTVLIVTGDHSTPAKLKSHSWHPVPTVLVSEVCRTDGCQKFGEAECLRGGLGLFEAKYLMPLALSNAGRMGKYGA
- a CDS encoding nucleotidyl transferase AbiEii/AbiGii toxin family protein, with the translated sequence MTPLQEAAKEICDFLTRQGWRFCVVVGIAATRWGEPRTTEDVDLCLLTGLAEERRFINTLLTTFAVRRPDAADFAESARVLLISASNGVGIDIALGWTPFEEQMVARASNFQLGPNLTLPIASPEDVVVTKALAGRPLDWIDVQRLLARQRGKLDWEYIRRELGQLCELTEVSGPVDKLEHLKAQIDAE